A window of Dickeya zeae NCPPB 2538 contains these coding sequences:
- a CDS encoding flavin reductase family protein, protein MNSEISPVELAKAYRLVNHGPTVLVSACHNGVEDVMAAAWCCGLDFAPPKLTVVLDKATKTRELLENSGYFAVQVPTVAQLQLTNQVGNISLRDNPDKLVHCQVELFRTSESDVPLVAGCAAWLLCKLIPEPHNQQTYDLFIGEVIGAWADSRIFSDGHWHFEKADPAWRSLHHVAGGHYYAIGDALDAGE, encoded by the coding sequence ATGAATAGCGAAATTTCACCAGTTGAGCTGGCAAAAGCCTATCGGCTGGTTAACCACGGGCCGACAGTGTTGGTGTCGGCCTGCCATAACGGGGTAGAGGATGTGATGGCGGCGGCCTGGTGCTGTGGGCTGGATTTCGCACCGCCTAAACTGACCGTAGTGCTGGATAAGGCGACCAAAACACGTGAACTGCTGGAAAACAGCGGCTATTTCGCTGTTCAGGTACCAACAGTGGCACAACTGCAATTAACCAATCAGGTTGGGAATATCAGCCTGCGGGATAACCCGGACAAACTGGTGCACTGCCAGGTGGAACTGTTTCGCACCAGCGAGTCGGATGTGCCGCTGGTGGCCGGTTGTGCGGCTTGGCTGCTGTGCAAACTGATCCCTGAACCTCACAACCAGCAAACCTACGATCTGTTTATCGGGGAGGTCATCGGGGCCTGGGCGGATTCACGCATATTCAGTGACGGTCACTGGCATTTTGAGAAGGCCGACCCGGCGTGGCGTAGCCTGCATCACGTGGCGGGTGGGCATTATTACGCCATCGGTGATGCGCTGGATGCAGGGGAATAG
- a CDS encoding sensor domain-containing diguanylate cyclase: MLFISIASMFITLLNSYFTFYHVQKKLLIEQATKVNSSYSYKLAITVDNFFSISEEQLSYSARLLVQHAQSGNLQALQTELQRIHRLSHAFNSMVVVTESGQIIASSPTSLNLTGLTVNSRQHFTANKVKRFFISSPYTSLSGNYIIFISQPILDDAGHYLGYVGGSLYLNNRRILNEFMNTQFSNDSFNTYVIDNEGTIIYHHDIAQVGTKFTDPTLLSSIKGQNKGSFMMPDEQGIPSPAAFIRTQKSGWIIITQQSFHSIEEALNDVMLNVLKQGTPLGIVTLLMLSILAYYIAKPLRQLAKSASSMEQPGVIGKIRAVKAWYLEIEQLKRVLLMGTVLLHKRIGRLSSEAHTDPLSGMLNRRGMLESMEEIRGEYKKVSVIAIDIDHFKSINDSFGHDVGDTVIRKLSQQIRKNFRKTDLVCRIGGEEFLILLPGADIHVATVIAERLRNNVANTVYVPGAHHHQVTISIGVTTFNPQKSALDIAIKTADNALYKAKNGGRNQVVVEYLSDDISLAQH, translated from the coding sequence ATGCTATTCATTTCTATTGCCAGTATGTTTATTACACTGCTGAACAGCTATTTCACTTTTTATCATGTACAGAAAAAATTACTTATTGAACAAGCAACTAAAGTCAATTCAAGCTATTCATACAAATTAGCTATCACCGTAGACAATTTTTTCTCTATTTCAGAGGAGCAATTGTCGTATAGTGCCAGGCTGCTCGTCCAACATGCTCAGTCCGGCAATTTACAAGCGCTGCAAACCGAATTGCAACGCATTCATCGATTAAGCCATGCTTTTAACTCCATGGTGGTGGTGACGGAAAGTGGGCAAATTATTGCGTCGTCACCCACGTCACTGAATTTGACCGGCCTTACCGTCAATTCCCGCCAGCATTTTACCGCTAATAAAGTAAAACGCTTCTTTATCAGCTCACCGTATACCTCTCTGAGTGGCAATTATATTATTTTTATTTCCCAACCTATTCTGGATGATGCAGGACATTACCTCGGTTATGTCGGTGGTTCGCTTTACCTTAATAACCGGCGCATTCTGAATGAATTCATGAATACACAATTTAGCAATGACAGCTTTAATACTTACGTTATTGATAACGAAGGCACCATTATTTATCACCACGATATTGCGCAAGTCGGCACTAAATTTACTGATCCCACCCTCTTATCATCGATTAAAGGCCAGAATAAAGGCAGTTTTATGATGCCAGATGAACAGGGTATTCCCTCACCGGCCGCCTTTATCAGAACACAAAAATCAGGCTGGATTATTATTACCCAACAGTCATTCCACTCCATTGAAGAGGCGCTGAACGATGTCATGCTGAATGTGCTAAAACAAGGCACACCGCTGGGTATCGTCACCCTGCTGATGCTCAGTATTCTGGCCTACTACATCGCCAAGCCGCTACGTCAGTTGGCCAAATCAGCCAGTAGCATGGAACAGCCTGGGGTGATTGGTAAAATCCGGGCGGTGAAAGCCTGGTATCTGGAGATAGAACAGCTCAAGCGGGTGCTGCTGATGGGAACCGTGCTGTTGCACAAGCGTATTGGTCGCCTCAGTTCAGAAGCACACACCGACCCGCTTTCCGGCATGTTGAACCGGCGGGGTATGCTGGAAAGCATGGAAGAGATCCGGGGTGAATATAAGAAAGTCTCGGTCATCGCCATCGATATCGACCATTTCAAATCGATCAATGACTCTTTTGGGCATGACGTGGGGGATACGGTCATTCGCAAACTGAGCCAGCAAATCCGTAAAAACTTCCGCAAAACCGACCTGGTCTGCCGAATTGGCGGTGAAGAGTTTCTTATTTTGCTGCCCGGTGCCGATATCCATGTCGCGACGGTGATAGCCGAACGGCTGCGCAATAACGTCGCCAACACGGTCTATGTGCCAGGTGCGCACCATCATCAGGTTACCATTTCCATCGGCGTGACCACCTTTAACCCGCAAAAATCCGCGCTGGATATCGCCATTAAAACGGCAGACAACGCACTGTACAAAGCGAAAAACGGCGGGCGTAATCAGGTGGTGGTGGAATACCTCTCTGACGACATTTCACTGGCACAACATTAA
- a CDS encoding single-stranded DNA-binding protein, with the protein MASRGVNKVILIGNLGQDPEVRYMPNGGAVANLTLATSDSWRDKQTGEQKERTEWHRVALYGKLAEIAGEYLRKGSQVYIEGQLRTRKWQDQGGQDRYTTEVVVDISGSMQMLGGRTGGGAPAGGNMGGNTGGGNAPQGGWGQPQQPQQANQFSGGGQSRPQQSAPMPGNEPPMDFDDDIPF; encoded by the coding sequence ATGGCCAGCAGAGGCGTTAATAAAGTGATTCTTATCGGGAATCTGGGTCAGGACCCGGAAGTCCGTTACATGCCGAATGGCGGCGCAGTCGCTAACCTGACTCTGGCCACGTCGGACAGCTGGCGCGACAAGCAGACCGGCGAGCAGAAAGAGCGTACAGAGTGGCACCGCGTCGCCCTCTACGGCAAGCTGGCGGAAATCGCCGGTGAGTACCTGCGCAAAGGCTCTCAGGTGTATATCGAAGGTCAGTTGCGTACCCGTAAATGGCAGGATCAGGGCGGCCAGGATCGCTACACCACTGAAGTGGTGGTCGATATCTCCGGCAGCATGCAAATGCTGGGCGGCCGTACCGGCGGCGGTGCACCTGCTGGTGGCAACATGGGCGGCAATACAGGTGGTGGTAACGCACCACAAGGTGGTTGGGGTCAACCGCAACAGCCGCAGCAAGCCAACCAGTTCAGCGGTGGCGGTCAATCCCGTCCGCAGCAAAGCGCCCCAATGCCGGGCAACGAACCGCCGATGGATTTTGACGACGACATTCCGTTCTGA
- a CDS encoding NAD-dependent dehydratase codes for MKLLLVGATGLVGHQVLLKALAESRITQVTAPVRRELPAHDKLLAPQVSFEHLPQDADWWQADAVICTLGTTIKTAGSQAAFYQVDHDYPLAVARLAKHHGTPTYVLNSARGASVTSRFFYNRVKGDVERDLAGVGFSSLTLVRPGLIGGERHDRRAGEWAAQQVLRVLHPVLPRALRINPAENIADALLAAALNPVGGVQVIGSEHLV; via the coding sequence ATGAAACTACTACTTGTCGGCGCAACCGGGTTGGTCGGCCATCAGGTGCTATTAAAGGCTCTGGCAGAGTCGCGTATTACGCAGGTGACGGCACCGGTACGGCGTGAATTACCTGCTCACGACAAACTGCTGGCACCGCAGGTGAGTTTTGAACACTTGCCGCAAGATGCCGACTGGTGGCAGGCCGATGCCGTGATCTGCACGCTGGGCACCACCATTAAAACGGCGGGGAGCCAGGCGGCATTCTACCAGGTTGATCATGACTACCCACTGGCGGTTGCACGTCTGGCTAAGCACCACGGCACGCCAACCTACGTGCTGAATTCAGCCAGAGGGGCGAGCGTTACGTCGCGGTTTTTCTACAACCGGGTGAAAGGTGACGTGGAGCGCGATCTGGCTGGAGTGGGGTTTTCTTCGCTGACGCTGGTGCGCCCAGGATTGATTGGCGGCGAGCGACACGATCGACGTGCTGGTGAATGGGCGGCACAACAGGTATTGCGTGTATTGCATCCGGTGCTACCACGGGCTTTGCGTATTAACCCTGCGGAAAACATTGCGGACGCGTTGCTGGCGGCGGCGTTGAATCCGGTTGGCGGTGTGCAGGTGATTGGCTCTGAGCATCTGGTGTAA
- the uvrA gene encoding excinuclease ABC subunit UvrA — protein MDKIEIRGARTHNLKNINLIIPRDKLIVVTGLSGSGKSSLAFDTLYAEGQRRYVESLSAYARQFLSLMEKPDVDHIEGLSPAISIEQKSTSHNPRSTVGTITEIHDYLRLLFARVGEPRCPEHDIPLDAQTVSQMVDNVLSQPEGKRLMLLAPIVKERKGEHTKTLENLATQGYIRARIDGEVCDLSDPPKLELQKKHTIEVVVDRFKVRSDLAQRLAESFETALELSGGTAVVADMDDPNAPELLFSANFACPVCGYSMHELEPRLFSFNNPAGACPTCDGLGVQQFFDPARVVQNGELSLAGGAIRGWDRRNFYYFQMLRSLAEHYEFDVEAPFDSLSPAIQKVILYGSGKENIEFKYINDRGDTSVRRHPFEGVLNNMERRYKETESTAVREELAKFISNRPCASCNGTRLREEARHVYVEQTTLPQIADMSIGHAMEFFHNIKLSGQRAKIAEKVLKEIGDRLRFLVNVGLNYLSLSRSAETLSGGEAQRIRLASQIGAGLVGVMYVLDEPSIGLHQRDNERLLETLIHLRNLGNTVIVVEHDEDAIRAADHIIDIGPGAGVHGGQVIAEGTATQIMAVPESLTGQFLSGARKIEIPAQRVQADPSKVLKLIGARGNNLKDVTLTLPVGLFTCITGVSGSGKSTLINDTLFPIAQRQLNGGELNEPAPYREIQGLEQFDKVIDIDQSPIGRTPRSNPATYTGVFTPIRELFAGVPEARSRGYNPGRFSFNVRGGRCEACQGDGVIKVEMHFLPDIYVPCDQCKGKRYNRETLEIKYKGKSIHEVLEMTIEDAREFFDAIPALARKLQTLIDVGLSYIRLGQSATTLSGGEAQRVKLARELSKRGTGQTLYILDEPTTGLHFADIQQLLAVLHQLRDQGNTIVVIEHNLDVIKTADWIVDLGPEGGSGGGEILVSGTPETVAQCEQSHTARFLKPILDRG, from the coding sequence ATGGATAAGATCGAGATTCGTGGTGCCCGTACCCATAACCTGAAGAACATCAACCTGATTATTCCGCGTGATAAGCTTATCGTCGTGACGGGGTTATCCGGTTCGGGTAAATCCTCGCTGGCGTTCGATACGCTGTATGCCGAAGGGCAACGTCGTTATGTGGAGTCGCTATCGGCTTACGCGCGCCAGTTCCTGTCATTGATGGAAAAGCCGGATGTGGACCACATCGAAGGGCTGTCGCCCGCTATTTCCATCGAGCAGAAATCTACGTCCCATAACCCGCGTTCTACCGTCGGCACCATCACTGAAATCCACGATTATCTGCGTTTGCTGTTTGCCCGTGTCGGTGAGCCGCGCTGCCCGGAACACGATATTCCGCTGGATGCCCAGACTGTCAGCCAGATGGTGGACAACGTCTTGTCCCAGCCGGAAGGCAAGCGGCTGATGCTGCTGGCCCCCATCGTGAAAGAGCGTAAAGGCGAACACACCAAGACGCTGGAGAACCTGGCGACGCAGGGTTATATCCGTGCGCGTATTGACGGTGAAGTGTGCGACCTGTCAGACCCGCCGAAACTGGAACTTCAGAAAAAGCACACCATTGAAGTGGTGGTAGACCGCTTTAAAGTACGCAGCGATTTGGCACAGCGTTTGGCGGAGTCGTTCGAAACCGCGCTGGAGTTGTCCGGCGGCACCGCTGTGGTGGCGGATATGGACGATCCGAACGCGCCAGAGCTGTTATTTTCCGCCAACTTTGCCTGCCCGGTGTGTGGCTACAGCATGCATGAGCTGGAACCGCGACTGTTTTCGTTCAATAACCCGGCGGGTGCCTGCCCGACGTGCGACGGGCTGGGCGTACAGCAGTTTTTCGACCCGGCGCGTGTGGTGCAAAACGGCGAACTGTCGCTGGCAGGCGGCGCGATCCGCGGCTGGGATCGCCGTAATTTCTACTATTTCCAGATGCTGCGTTCACTGGCGGAGCACTATGAGTTCGATGTGGAAGCGCCGTTCGATAGCCTGAGTCCAGCGATTCAGAAGGTGATTCTGTACGGTTCTGGCAAAGAGAATATCGAGTTCAAATATATCAACGATCGCGGCGACACCTCGGTACGTCGTCATCCGTTCGAAGGGGTGCTCAACAATATGGAGCGCCGCTACAAAGAGACGGAATCGACCGCGGTGCGCGAAGAACTGGCGAAATTCATCAGTAACCGGCCGTGCGCCAGCTGTAATGGCACCCGATTGCGTGAAGAAGCGCGCCACGTTTACGTCGAACAGACGACGCTGCCACAGATTGCTGACATGAGCATCGGCCATGCGATGGAGTTTTTCCATAACATCAAGCTGAGTGGTCAACGGGCGAAAATTGCCGAAAAAGTGCTGAAAGAAATCGGCGATCGGCTGCGTTTTCTGGTTAACGTGGGTCTGAATTACCTGTCGTTGTCGCGCTCGGCGGAAACCTTGTCGGGCGGCGAAGCGCAGCGTATTCGTCTGGCGAGCCAAATCGGTGCCGGTCTGGTCGGTGTGATGTACGTGCTGGACGAACCGTCTATCGGCCTGCATCAGCGTGATAACGAGCGCCTGCTGGAAACATTGATTCACCTGCGTAACCTCGGTAACACGGTGATCGTGGTGGAACACGATGAAGACGCCATCCGCGCTGCTGACCACATTATTGATATTGGCCCCGGTGCTGGCGTACACGGCGGTCAGGTGATTGCCGAAGGCACGGCCACGCAGATCATGGCGGTGCCGGAATCGTTGACCGGGCAGTTCCTGAGTGGGGCGCGCAAAATCGAGATCCCGGCGCAGCGCGTGCAGGCCGACCCGTCTAAAGTACTGAAACTGATTGGCGCGCGTGGCAACAACCTCAAAGACGTGACCCTGACGCTGCCAGTCGGGCTGTTCACCTGTATTACCGGGGTGTCCGGTTCAGGTAAATCGACGCTGATCAACGATACGCTGTTCCCGATTGCCCAGCGCCAGCTTAACGGTGGTGAACTGAACGAACCGGCACCGTACCGCGAGATCCAGGGGCTGGAGCAATTCGATAAGGTGATCGACATCGATCAAAGCCCGATCGGTCGTACCCCTCGCTCGAACCCGGCCACCTACACCGGCGTGTTTACGCCGATCCGCGAATTATTCGCTGGTGTACCGGAAGCGCGCAGCCGCGGCTATAACCCCGGTCGGTTTAGTTTTAACGTGCGCGGCGGGCGTTGCGAAGCCTGTCAGGGCGACGGGGTTATCAAGGTGGAAATGCACTTCCTGCCGGATATTTATGTGCCCTGTGACCAGTGCAAAGGCAAACGCTATAACCGCGAAACGCTGGAGATTAAATACAAGGGCAAGAGCATCCATGAAGTGCTGGAGATGACCATCGAAGACGCCCGCGAGTTCTTTGATGCCATTCCGGCGCTGGCGCGTAAGCTGCAAACCCTGATCGATGTCGGTTTGTCTTACATCCGTTTGGGGCAGTCGGCCACCACCTTGTCCGGCGGTGAAGCGCAGCGCGTGAAGCTGGCGCGTGAGCTGTCGAAGCGTGGCACCGGGCAGACGCTGTATATTCTGGATGAGCCGACGACCGGTCTGCATTTTGCTGATATTCAGCAGTTGCTGGCGGTCTTGCACCAGTTGCGCGATCAGGGCAACACCATTGTGGTGATCGAGCACAATCTGGATGTGATTAAAACTGCTGACTGGATAGTCGATCTGGGCCCGGAAGGGGGCAGTGGCGGCGGCGAGATTCTGGTGTCCGGCACGCCGGAAACGGTAGCCCAGTGCGAGCAATCCCACACCGCCCGGTTCCTGAAACCGATTCTGGATCGGGGTTAG
- a CDS encoding methyl-accepting chemotaxis protein: MRLSDWRIGYRLGAGFAVLAVMLVFVGMLSMAKLSTFHEDARDIVQEIYPQTVDANTLIENVNEGVRIFQQLLLVSGDDRIKAVSDQIAPVSKEITRLMDVLEREANESNNAKIQQLIGDIRRIRAQFLESGQKMVALVKANNREEALDEFNQHLNPAQREYRNAVRQLVDYQDNAMMSTVDAMSATYHDIRLVLLAILGAGVLLSIWVAMAITRSVTQPIQQALLMADRVSQGDLTAQISSTRKDEAGQLLQALDHMNASLRQIVGQVRDGAEAISTAASQIAAGNQDLSSRTEEQASSLEQTAASMEELVSTIKNTADNTHQATSIANLASSAAHRSGEVMLSVTHKMRGIRESSMRMAEIIGVIDGIAFQTNILALNAAVEAARAGEQGRGFAVVAGEVRSLAQRSATAAKEIKELIDDSVDKVQEGMDLVDNAESTLTDLTSHVNDVHSIINEISQASHEQSDGMSQINIAVGQIDTTTQQNAALVEESASAALSLQSQASLLAEAVSAFRLTTQGHGGTTPPARPSAVLSPALPEKRAAAAAGSNSDWTSF; encoded by the coding sequence ATGCGTTTATCTGATTGGCGAATCGGGTATCGGCTCGGAGCCGGTTTTGCCGTCCTGGCGGTCATGCTGGTTTTTGTCGGCATGTTATCGATGGCGAAGCTGTCAACGTTTCATGAAGATGCCCGTGACATTGTGCAGGAGATTTATCCCCAAACCGTTGATGCCAACACCCTGATAGAAAATGTGAATGAAGGGGTGCGAATCTTCCAGCAATTACTGCTGGTCTCGGGTGATGATCGTATCAAAGCGGTATCCGATCAGATTGCACCGGTATCAAAGGAAATTACCCGATTGATGGATGTGTTGGAAAGAGAAGCCAATGAATCCAATAACGCGAAAATTCAGCAACTGATTGGCGATATCCGGCGTATCCGGGCTCAGTTTCTGGAGTCCGGGCAAAAAATGGTGGCGCTGGTGAAAGCCAATAACCGTGAAGAAGCGCTGGATGAATTTAATCAGCACCTGAATCCGGCACAGCGAGAATACCGTAATGCGGTACGCCAACTGGTGGATTATCAGGATAACGCCATGATGAGCACCGTGGATGCCATGTCCGCCACGTATCACGATATTCGGTTAGTATTGCTGGCGATTCTGGGGGCCGGTGTGCTGCTGAGTATCTGGGTGGCGATGGCGATAACCCGCAGCGTGACCCAGCCGATTCAGCAGGCACTGCTGATGGCAGACCGCGTCTCGCAAGGCGACCTCACCGCACAGATTTCCTCCACCCGTAAAGATGAAGCCGGGCAACTGTTGCAGGCGCTGGATCACATGAATGCCAGCCTGCGCCAGATTGTCGGCCAGGTGCGTGACGGCGCGGAAGCTATCTCCACCGCCGCCTCGCAAATCGCCGCCGGTAATCAGGACCTCTCTTCTCGCACCGAAGAGCAGGCCAGTTCGCTGGAACAAACGGCAGCCTCGATGGAAGAGTTAGTCTCCACCATCAAAAACACCGCCGATAACACACACCAGGCCACCTCGATAGCGAATCTGGCATCCTCCGCCGCGCATCGCAGCGGCGAAGTGATGCTGTCCGTCACCCATAAAATGCGCGGTATTCGTGAATCCTCGATGCGCATGGCGGAGATCATCGGCGTTATCGACGGCATTGCCTTTCAGACCAACATTCTGGCGTTGAACGCGGCGGTGGAAGCAGCGCGTGCTGGCGAGCAGGGGCGTGGGTTTGCCGTGGTCGCGGGCGAAGTGCGTTCTCTGGCGCAACGCAGTGCCACCGCCGCCAAAGAGATCAAAGAGCTGATCGATGACTCGGTCGACAAAGTGCAGGAAGGGATGGATCTGGTGGATAACGCCGAATCCACCCTGACTGACCTGACCAGCCACGTCAATGATGTGCATAGCATCATCAACGAGATCTCGCAGGCGAGCCATGAACAGAGCGACGGCATGAGCCAGATCAACATCGCCGTCGGGCAGATTGACACCACCACCCAGCAGAACGCCGCGTTGGTGGAAGAATCGGCCTCTGCCGCGCTGTCGTTGCAGTCTCAGGCTTCTCTGCTGGCCGAAGCCGTCAGCGCGTTTCGCCTGACGACGCAGGGCCACGGCGGCACAACACCACCAGCCCGTCCGTCAGCGGTGCTATCTCCGGCGCTGCCGGAAAAGCGGGCCGCCGCGGCAGCGGGTAGCAATAGTGATTGGACGTCGTTCTGA
- a CDS encoding secondary thiamine-phosphate synthase enzyme YjbQ encodes MWKQYDIRLKPRSRGFHLITDEVLGQVTDLRQVKVGLLHVFICHTSASLTVNENADPTVRQDFENFFSQLVPEDEPYYRHTYEGSDDMPAHLKSSLLGSSLMLPVRNGRLHIGTWQGIYLCEHRNHGGSRSLVVTLQGE; translated from the coding sequence ATGTGGAAACAATACGATATTCGGCTTAAACCCCGGTCCCGTGGTTTTCATTTGATCACCGATGAAGTGCTGGGGCAGGTGACGGATTTACGTCAGGTGAAGGTCGGGCTGCTGCATGTGTTTATCTGCCATACATCCGCGTCGTTGACGGTCAATGAAAATGCCGACCCCACGGTGCGCCAGGACTTCGAGAACTTCTTTAGTCAGTTGGTGCCGGAAGACGAACCCTATTACCGCCATACCTATGAAGGCAGCGACGACATGCCAGCGCACCTGAAGAGCAGCCTGTTGGGCAGCAGCCTGATGCTACCGGTACGCAACGGTCGGTTGCATATCGGCACCTGGCAGGGGATTTACCTGTGTGAACACCGTAACCACGGCGGCAGCCGCTCGCTGGTGGTAACTTTGCAGGGTGAATAA
- a CDS encoding DUF4255 domain-containing protein, whose translation MIHASIHYLTRQLNQYLKNTLNLHDDVVVIANPADDEGKMFPLTKNKLVVFLSNIEKETVAYRNNAANPGNRFAVSTPPLFVRISLVVAANFSGAQYAEGLQMIAHAMAFFHKNALLNRYNAPDMDEAIEQLLLEMDSLPRHELSTMWTMLGSRYLPSAVYRVRVRIADSQAIQSQTERVRQLPATVTKGTTS comes from the coding sequence ATGATCCACGCCTCTATCCATTACCTGACCCGACAATTAAATCAATACCTAAAAAATACCCTGAACCTGCACGATGACGTTGTGGTTATTGCGAACCCGGCTGATGACGAGGGTAAGATGTTTCCCCTCACGAAAAATAAACTGGTGGTGTTTTTATCGAATATTGAAAAAGAAACCGTGGCGTATCGCAATAATGCCGCTAATCCTGGGAATCGTTTTGCTGTGAGTACGCCGCCGTTATTTGTACGCATTTCATTGGTGGTGGCAGCAAATTTTAGCGGTGCGCAATACGCGGAAGGATTACAAATGATCGCCCATGCGATGGCGTTCTTTCATAAAAATGCCCTGCTTAACCGTTATAACGCCCCAGATATGGACGAGGCAATTGAGCAACTATTACTGGAAATGGACAGCCTGCCGCGTCACGAGCTCAGCACGATGTGGACGATGTTAGGCAGCCGTTATTTGCCGTCTGCGGTATACCGTGTGCGGGTGAGAATTGCTGATAGCCAGGCGATTCAGTCGCAGACCGAACGTGTCAGACAATTGCCTGCCACCGTGACTAAGGGCACAACGTCATGA
- the cas1f gene encoding type I-F CRISPR-associated endonuclease Cas1f produces the protein MDNVFSPSDLKTILHSKRANIYYLQHCRILVNGGRVEYVTEEGNQSLYWNIPIANTSVVMLGTGTSVTQAAMREFARAGVMVGFCGGGGTPLFAANEAEVAVSWLSPQSEYRPTEYLQDWVSFWFNEEQRLAAAIAFQQVRIGQIRQHWLGGRLARESRFAIKPEHVEALLNRYQQGLTACRTSNDVLVQEAMMTKALYRLAANAVSYGDFTRAKRGGGTDLANRFLDHGNYLAYGLAAVALWVLGLPHGLAVLHGKTRRGGLVFDVADLIKDALILPQAFIAAMEGEDEQDFRQRCLTSFRQAEALDVMIDSLQQVAQQLSQVAKTGSQGAQ, from the coding sequence ATGGATAACGTATTCAGCCCGTCGGATTTAAAAACCATTCTGCATTCCAAACGCGCCAATATTTATTACCTCCAGCATTGCCGTATTTTGGTGAATGGTGGGCGGGTGGAATATGTCACCGAAGAAGGGAATCAGTCGTTGTACTGGAATATCCCGATTGCTAATACCAGCGTGGTGATGCTTGGCACCGGTACTTCGGTCACGCAGGCGGCGATGCGGGAATTTGCCCGCGCCGGGGTGATGGTCGGGTTTTGTGGCGGTGGTGGTACGCCGCTGTTCGCGGCCAATGAGGCCGAAGTGGCGGTGTCATGGCTGTCGCCGCAAAGTGAATATCGCCCTACTGAGTATTTGCAGGATTGGGTCAGCTTCTGGTTTAACGAAGAGCAGCGGCTGGCGGCAGCGATTGCCTTTCAGCAGGTGCGCATTGGCCAGATTCGCCAGCACTGGCTGGGCGGGCGGCTGGCGCGTGAGTCGCGTTTTGCTATCAAACCCGAGCATGTGGAAGCGCTGCTTAACCGCTATCAGCAGGGGCTGACGGCGTGTCGCACCAGTAACGACGTATTGGTGCAGGAAGCGATGATGACCAAAGCGCTGTACCGGCTGGCGGCCAACGCGGTGAGTTACGGTGATTTTACCCGTGCTAAACGTGGCGGCGGTACCGACCTGGCGAACCGTTTTCTCGACCACGGTAATTATCTGGCTTACGGGTTAGCGGCGGTGGCGTTGTGGGTGCTGGGCCTGCCGCACGGGCTGGCGGTGCTGCACGGTAAAACCCGGCGCGGCGGGCTGGTGTTTGATGTGGCGGACCTGATTAAAGACGCGCTGATTCTGCCGCAGGCGTTTATCGCCGCCATGGAAGGGGAAGACGAGCAGGACTTTCGCCAGCGTTGCCTGACGTCGTTTCGTCAGGCCGAAGCGCTGGACGTGATGATCGACAGCCTGCAACAAGTGGCACAGCAATTAAGCCAGGTGGCGAAAACCGGGAGTCAGGGGGCGCAATGA